One genomic region from Deltaproteobacteria bacterium encodes:
- the dinB gene encoding DNA polymerase IV, with the protein MRRIIHLDLDAFYASVETLDDPSLKGKPVIVGGSERRGVVCAASYEARKFGVHSAQPTATARRLCPQGIFLSLRMERYKEFSGMVFDVYRRFTPLVEALSIDEAFLDVTDSVRLFGTPVEIAGKIRSSVREETGLTVSAGVASNKLLAKIASDMNKPDGLTVVPSGKEKAFLAPLPVEKLWGVGKVTGEAFHRMGVRTIGELSRIPRETLARKFGMHGAQLHLLAQGIDDREVEPEVEAKSVGHEETYPEDLVDIGSIENELFSLATRVASRLRRHEAKGKTITLKVKYCDFTLVTRSVTRDRATDDGAEIYRSVLPLLGKTEAGKRPVRLLGISLSRLSGDEENRSGGKHEQLTLFGGPQGGRDGSSRQESAPPQPSSEKKEKLNRAVDRIREKFGDKGIRPAKLLDR; encoded by the coding sequence CTGCGCCGCATAATCCACCTGGACCTGGACGCATTCTACGCTTCCGTAGAGACCCTGGACGATCCTTCCCTGAAAGGGAAACCGGTCATCGTCGGCGGCAGCGAGAGGAGGGGGGTCGTCTGCGCCGCTTCCTACGAAGCGAGGAAATTCGGGGTCCATTCGGCCCAGCCCACGGCGACCGCCAGGCGTCTGTGCCCGCAAGGCATCTTTCTTTCGCTGCGCATGGAACGATACAAGGAGTTTTCCGGCATGGTGTTCGACGTCTACCGGAGATTCACCCCTCTCGTCGAGGCCCTTTCCATAGACGAGGCGTTCCTGGACGTGACGGACTCAGTCCGCCTGTTCGGAACGCCGGTGGAAATCGCAGGGAAGATCCGCTCATCCGTCCGCGAGGAGACGGGGCTCACCGTCTCGGCGGGCGTCGCATCCAACAAGCTGCTTGCGAAGATAGCCTCCGACATGAACAAGCCCGACGGCCTCACCGTCGTCCCTTCCGGAAAGGAAAAGGCGTTCCTTGCGCCCCTCCCGGTGGAAAAGCTCTGGGGAGTGGGGAAGGTCACCGGGGAGGCGTTTCACCGGATGGGCGTCCGGACCATAGGAGAGTTGAGCCGCATCCCGAGGGAGACGCTTGCAAGGAAGTTCGGAATGCACGGCGCACAGTTGCACTTGCTGGCCCAGGGAATCGACGACCGCGAGGTGGAACCGGAGGTTGAAGCGAAATCCGTGGGGCACGAGGAAACGTACCCGGAAGACCTGGTCGACATCGGGTCCATTGAAAATGAGCTGTTTTCCCTCGCAACACGGGTAGCATCACGGTTGCGGCGCCATGAAGCGAAAGGTAAAACGATCACGCTGAAGGTGAAGTACTGCGATTTTACCCTCGTCACGCGTAGCGTGACGAGGGACCGGGCGACCGACGACGGGGCAGAAATCTACCGGAGCGTCCTGCCGCTGCTCGGAAAGACCGAGGCGGGGAAACGGCCGGTACGGCTGCTCGGCATTTCACTTTCCCGGCTTTCGGGAGACGAGGAGAACAGGTCCGGCGGCAAGCATGAACAACTGACCCTCTTCGGCGGACCGCAGGGGGGAAGAGACGGCTCGAGCCGGCAGGAGTCTGCGCCGCCGCAACCTTCGAGTGAAAAGAAGGAAAAGCTCAACCGGGCGGTGGACAGGATCCGGGAGAAGTTCGGAGACAAGGGGATCCGCCCCGCGAAACTTCTCGACCGTTAG